In Nymphaea colorata isolate Beijing-Zhang1983 chromosome 3, ASM883128v2, whole genome shotgun sequence, a genomic segment contains:
- the LOC116250167 gene encoding uncharacterized protein LOC116250167 isoform X1, which translates to MFLREAIRARVASFLRPLTEEEPRFELELGLLRSRATARDLFLKPSSLNSLLDEPSALCFESIRIGEVVVYFSLWSSPLLKIEARGIRFDLKFRGSDRIRRSGSLSEETKKEKIERLDPEGISLHNALENILKARIPGSSIMDSLTAVILGNCQVWLKDIDFQMQIPFYYGGSAQIGSSNKLYLLYVNLGEFNANEQVAGCYELLKGIFEVIIMGRDVAHLVFSFKDLNVKLKQSDENCPTSSILFMRSLLLSVRMKKLQPLEFEIDVPEVDMELSHRDLFVIVLLHAMLNTENSMITSSDYNLLLVEEVKGTRSGKMLWREAACQMHNLLPSFRLWRLVNLVLVWCQYVKVYESLLKQVGYPSVDLFSTVRSRLSKDARFSNHIKHLWKEATETENGLPAEGVALARRVARHRLTVSSHVASELSDDERTSFPSFALIFFPALLKGIGLMVHFFISMLHKVIHAFYCLYRLVWRGILQWNTENEEQDLLPEDSIHAINKPGLVEGNQYILFTISKFVVNIIPGDLPHVNDGESLAKPFPMDLLALCVVFNQLYLDFAADDNMHQLTFACGELVSHSYSLSRVHGGLGAPTEKVDRVKRYGTEEHSPKTILSSSPAVQISLVELDSQGSFSSDFNGFLRGHINEMYLEWQSSYGFSKLKDVSTLAKPFFLCRLKNYIINPCCSGPNFGLLKLGLSMGKLTCKLNISLFMGIYFQIIQVAEHAFYTGKASSCGAISNSKTFHNRELQTDVDSVQDFYADKVKMKISRIVFLKQVVIGAAIVGPRIQVSLPAGDSPISGKHGFIHGTPRDLECVTIALDLKDIYSAVWSVSDSVSTAPEKEDNGSGTCPYKWLKKPPVVHIPEADTDESFIVQGQLGHNLFLKLEGLSLLLESIMDNQQQNILKPVSLTLESSYCRKYLHSLATVVTVLSMTLVGRATDLTISLCMDELEEVFQVLGSSLNAVSHISSAHTFSHRDDLPHGITTSQGMWATQSKCAAVDSQQCFDSFIIDGTQFVMDINLEFRPLDIILNNYRNLVGHTSVAASATGPSKKMLAFPNTGAEFCIKKSSLNFFWEERVSVSFLLELAGIRSLIFGSKSESPGEVLMQNEPSDDSDVLCELSLPSCSFSLQSGVNGHAVPSGQDADGNVVSSRRLSCNDLDTLQNPHFLYSDNHHPIDGSYGSNLNPDSSSKFSWLSSSTSWLLIHVQLSKILIVENSAKIVDMVKDGRHFDMNNIEAVVAVSKECRAISSEIQGGLFLLETKSLVVYASSLQAYTTFFSRLLSYFPFSSEVSDPKSSPRMKTSKYLNPGVSMELQLNREGTDYDSSRAPSSDRLTTLLEVGWKSLKVLTVRLSQVSIKFILMDACVGIRELDIETNFLFKYEKNSRRNFFFDLSRFAILGLHWGRTNNCKELGVQAPRFRSSILSNAETTVGSGQPPHVFQVPGTNSSGSQAPGKKLLDNGEGFGFYSLICQNLILKCVTASVMIDKELPGTMSGSATPKDGWGGSVSVSGVDLKMAIPEIQMLLSLIEDLCNVSSYDSSEISKEEVKVITQGGSGSLEDTISNGVVVAVKDLDQHVYLAVELVENNHHLVGAAHYSLVGERALFRVQCCSQRKGFSSVSCFSLISLYAKNDKGEPLRVNFKQRSNLVDISGTDDKGGALWQAIPYRPASYEGNDELETYNHFMEKAFFLLNCKSDLGVAFVDRLPVFVKKPGSLFKMKILSTSPRVGGINLNEASSSNLGNTSDTNIQRNVSQDINARHVNILIERVCLTILHEVSDANDNLPLLRVSINNIQCVIQVLYSKTRLITNFRTMMENYDCSSSTWREVVSPFEICMFCRFTTNLEAGKNRVPFHFHCSIPKIEVSLCQFSLDVILFLIGKLGLAGPYIVRHAIVLGNCCKVKNFSGANLLCRVENHDTIIATKRSASVVLRPVSPTKRNPDGIPSISLQLLLGEFFTSPVRISHLNTGRCAWKTRLASHGANCCADSRTFPGPFVVVETAKKSEDGFCIAVYPMLTIHNGSGLSLDLRCRRPQETEDEFATVLLCNGDSIDDSVAAFESLSMSGLMKKALTSLSLGNFLVSIRPKADEGFGGCSNLVTVEWSEDLKGGKPVCLSGLFDKLSYQLKKGFGGKSKKATFSSIKCRVQSQENVSYIHFLVQSIGRDVPVLRPPKVSGGSHLSTSPIAVQEQKEIYLLPTVQVYNVLESEIHVMLSENVEDNNKSSWHIGRRATIACGSSACFYVNPSIIYFTFALTELGLKCKPINSSDMIKKLNRSMSEFHYLDKELDFGGGRLIANLRFSRGDRGTLEVTIFTTSILRNATDISFFCCDANNKSISREVPERYWSTCSPELGFVLDPGSTASWFFRSNKVRLLWLKDKVADALLDLDALSGFTEIGSELLSETGIKHVIKFGISLKPISSKVIVPSRFVHIAPRYVVSNESEVDIYVRQSCVHSDDLDGVTVVTSRQKSALQMQMSGRKRKTDIIDTMFRSHGNSNDDSMYFIQFCLKQDDWSWSGPVCVTSLGHFFLRFRRKPTVLGYDEPNYRTQTDNDLARIGTVDIEEEESMLVMHFHLPSNIILPYRIENHLNDSAIMYQQKGIMEPETLASGRKVGYVWDDLSLPHTLIVRIHDMNIEREINIDKLSSWKPFYKVRQANSFVLSSLYTGVRDTKRTGHEASSSATGIFRIAYKVFADGSQRVLRIGELVDNANGSRSFHQHSIMQKNIEFRVSFFGVRLLEDPNQDVGEREASDYLLFLQARVENVCLRSLFANHQTFNVMRVQSLNVDEKWQGAPFAALLRRHQLDNNDATDQILSIIIISRSGNTSVTEVKYCSIVVQPLDLNFDEETVMKIVPFWRTSLSDPNSTRQQIYFKHFEIHPIKIIASFLPGNLNMSYSTSQEALWSFLHNVIKVPTVKAAVVELNGVLLTHALLTTRELLIKCMQHYSWYAMRAIYIAKGSSLLPPSFASIFDDSAFSSLDVFFDPSSSLHSLPGLTIGALKFIRKSIDGESIFGTKRYLGDLGKTLRRAGSNILFAAITEISDSVLRGAETSGFSGMVKGFHQGILNIAMEPSLIGSAFMEGGPSRRIKLDHSPGINEAYVEGYLQAMLDVLYKLEYLKVRVIDDEVLLKNLPPNSSLISDIVEHVKGFLIKEGLLKGESNASSLSTRRLYGGQDWKFGPMLLTLSEHLFVSFAIRFLRKQAGIVMEHVRSMRKEKRAKVPAPLDEDKQEASRKQALGKFVLLSVLAYIDGRLCRCIPNAIARRIVSGFLLSFLDENDKR; encoded by the exons ATGTTCCTGCGAGAGGCCATCAGGGCCAGGGTGGCATCGTTCCTGCGGCCATTGACAGAAGAAGAACCAAGGTTTGAACTCGAATTAGGGCTCCTGCGTTCCCGTGCCACCGCTCGGGACCTCTTTCTCAAGCCTTCGTCGCTGAACTCCCTTCTTGATGAACCCTCTGCTTTGTGTTTCGAATCGATAAGGATCGGTGAAGTTGTCGTCTATTTCTCGCTGTGGTCGTCTCCTCTTCTCAAAATCGAGGCCCGCGGGATTCGTTTTGATTTGAAGTTCAG GGGCAGCGATCGGATACGGAGATCGGGTAGCTTGTCGGAGGAGACGAAGAAGGAAAAGATTGAACGGCTTGATCCGGAG GGAATTTCATTGCATAATGCCCTTGAGAATATCTTGAAAGCAAGGATACCTGGAAGCAGCATTATGGATTCGCTGACCGCTGTAATTCTTGGGAATTGCCAAGTATGGCTTAAGGATATAGATTTCCAGATGCAGATTCCCTTTTATTATGGAGGATCTGCACAGATTGGTTCTTCAAATAAACTCTATTTGCTTTACGTAAATCTTGGTGAATTCAATGCAAATGAGCAGGTTGCTGGGTGTTATGAGCTCTTGAAAGGCATTTTTGAAGTGATTATCATGGGTAGAGATGTGGCACATTTGGTTTTCAGCTTCAAAGATTTGAATGTGAAGTTGAAACAAAGTGATGAAAATTGTCCAACTAGTAGTATTTTGTTCATGAGGAGTCTGTTGCTATCCGTTAGGATGAAAAAGCTGCAGCCTTTAGAGTTTGAAATAGATGTCCCGGAAGTAGATATGGAGCTTTCACATAGAGACCTTTTTGTCATTGTTCTTCTTCATGCAATGTTAAATACCGAGAACAGCATGATCACATCCTCAGATTATAATTTGCTTCTAGTTGAAGAAGTTAAGGGTACTAGAAGTGGTAAGATGTTGTGGAGGGAGGCTGCTTGCCAAATGCATAATCTGCTTCCAAGTTTCCGCCTTTGGCGATTGGTCAATTTAGTTTTAGTATGGTGTCAATATGTAAAAGTTTATGAGTCATTGCTTAAGCAAGTAGGATATCCTTCTGTGGACCTTTTCTCTACAGTTAGATCAAGATTATCCAAGGATGCAAGGTTTTCTAATCACATCAAGCATTTGTGGAAGGAAGCAACTGAAACAGAAAATGGATTGCCGGCAGAAGGTGTTGCACTTGCAAGGCGTGTTGCACGTCATAGATTAACTGTTTCTTCTCATGTTGCTTCAGAGTTGTCAGATGATGAGCGGACTTCTTTTCCATCATTTGCTTTGATATTTTTTCCAGCCTTACTGAAAGGAATTGGCTTGATGGTTCACTTCTTTATCAGCATGTTGCATAAAGTGATTCATGCTTTTTACTGCCTTTATAGACTTGTGTGGAGGGGTATCTTGCAGTGGAATACAGAAAATGAAGAGCAGGACTTGTTACCAGAGGATTCTATCCACGCCATTAACAAGCCTGGATTGGTTGAGGGTAACCAATATATTCTTTTCACCATTTCCAAATTTGTGGTTAATATAATACCAGGAGATTTGCCACATGTCAATGACGGTGAAAGCTTGGCAAAGCCTTTTCCAATGGATTTATTAGCATTGTGTGTAGTGTTTAATCAATTATACCTAGATTTTGCAGCAGATGACAATATGCACCAGTTAACATTTGCTTGTGGGGAACTTGTATCCCATTCTTATTCTTTATCAAGAGTACATGGGGGGTTGGGTGCTCCAACTGAAAAAGTTGACCGTGTTAAGAGATATGGAACAGAGGAGCATAGCCCAAAGACAATTTTGTCAAGTTCCCCTGCTGTGCAAATTTCTCTTGTGGAATTGGATTCTCAGGGCTCTTTTAGTTCTGATTTCAATGGATTTCTGAGAGGCCATATCAATGAGATGTACTTGGAATGGCAGAGCAGCTATGGTTTCTCGAAGTTAAAGGATGTTTCCACTTTGGCAAAGCCATTCTTCCTTTGTAGGTTAAAAAACTATATTATCAATCCATGCTGTAGTGGTCCGAACTTTGGTCTTTTGAAACTGGGATTATCAATGGGTAAATTAACCTGTAAGTTGAATATTTCACTCTTTATGGGGATTTATTTCCAGATCATACAGGTAGCTGAACATGCTTTTTATACTGGAAAGGCTTCAAGCTGTGGTGCTATCTCAAACTCAAAGACTTTTCACAACAGAGAGCTGCAAACTGATGTTGATTCTGTCCAGGATTTTTATGCTGATAAAGTGAAGATGAAAATATCTAGGATTGTCTTCCTTAAACAAGTAGTCATAGGGGCAGCTATAGTTGGTCCTAGGATACAAGTATCACTTCCAGCTGGAGACTCCCCCATCTCTGGAAAACATGGGTTCATACATGGCACCCCTAGAGACCTTGAATGCGTCACTATTGCACTTGATTTAAAAGACATTTATTCTGCTGTTTGGTCAGTATCAGATTCTGTTTCAACAGcgccagaaaaagaagacaatggGAGTGGAACGTGTCCATACAAGTGGTTGAAAAAACCCCCAGTAGTGCATATTCCTGAAGCAGATACAGATGAAAGTTTTATTGTTCAAGGGCAGCTTGGGCATAATCtttttttgaagttggaagGCCTATCCTTATTGCTGGAGTCCATTATGGACAATCAGCAACAGAACATCCTGAAGCCTGTTTCACTGACCCTGGAATCTTCATACTGCAG GAAATACCTTCATTCTCTAGCAACAGTTGTAACTGTTCTGTCAATGACTCTTGTTGGCAGGGCAACTGATCTAACAATTTCCTTATGCATGGATGAGTTAGAAGAAGTGTTTCAG GTACTTGGAAGCAGTCTTAATGCTGTTTCTCATATTTCTTCTGCACATACTTTTTCCCATAGAGATGATCTTCCTCATGGTATTACAACTTCTCAGGGCATGTGGGCCACACAGTCTAAATGTGCTGCAGTCGATTCTCAACAATGTTTTGATTCCTTTATCATTGATGGCACACAATTTGTTATGGACATAAACCTTGAGTTTCGGCCACTTGATATCATTCTAAACAACTACAGGAATCTTGTTGGGCACACCTCAGTTGCTGCATCAGCGACTGGACCAAGTAAAAAGATGCTAGCTTTTCCAAATACAGGAGCTGAATTCTGCATTAAGAAGTCTAGCTTAAACTTTTTCTGGGAGGAACGGGTTTCAGTCAGTTTTCTTCTTGAACTAGCTGGAATTCGTTCTCTCATATTTGGCAGTAAGTCTGAAAGTCCAGGTGAAGTGCTAATGCAAAATGAACCTTCTGATGATTCTGATGTGTTGTGTGAATTAAGCCTCCCTAGCTGCAGTTTTTCTTTACAATCAGGAGTAAATGGCCATGCTGTACCCTCTGGACAGGATGCTGACGGAAATGTTGTCTCCTCAAGAAGGTTGAGTTGCAATGACTTAGATACTCTGCAGAACCCTCATTTCCTATATTCAGACAACCACCACCCAATAGATGGATCTTATGGTTCTAACTTGAATCCAGATTCTTCTTCGAAGTTTAGTTGGTTGTCTTCTTCCACGTCTTGGCTTTTAATTCATGTTCAACTTAGCAAGATTTTGATAGTGGAGAATTCTGCGAAGATTGTAGATATGGTTAAAGATGGGCGTCATTTTGACATGAATAACATTGAAGCTGTAGTTGCTGTTAGTAAAGAGTGTCGTGCAATTAGTTCAGAAATCCAG GGTGGCCTTTTCCTTCTTGAAACCAAGTCTTTGGTTGTTTATGCTTCGAGCTTACAGGCATACACGACGTTCTTTTCAAGACTTTTatcttattttccattttcatcagAAGTCTCAGATCCAAAGTCCTCTCCAAGAATGAAAACTTCCAAGTATCTGAACCCAGGTGTAAGCATGGAACTGCAGCTTAACAGGGAGGGCACAGACTATGATTCTTCTCGTGCACCATCATCAGATAGGCTTACTACCTTGTTAGAAGTTGGATGGAAATCTCTGAAGGTTTTAACTGTACGGCTATCACAGGTTTCCATAAAATTTATCTTAATGGATGCGTGTG TGGGAATTCGTGAGCTTGATATAGAAACCAACTTCTTgtttaaatatgaaaagaacTCTAGAAGGAACTTCTTCTTTGACCTTTCTAGGTTTGCCATTCTTGGCCTGCATTGGGGTAGAACCAACAACTGTAAGGAACTGGGAGTTCAAGCTCCTCGATTTCGCTCCAGCATCTTGAGTAATGCTGAAACTACTGTTGGTTCAGGACAACCTCCTCATGTTTTTCAAGTCCCTGGAACCAACTCTTCTGGCAGTCAAGCTCCTGGGAAGAAATTGTTGGATAATGGTGAAGGTTTTGGCTTTTACAGTTTAATCTGTCAAAATTTAATCTTGAAATGTGTGACTGCTTCTGTTATGATCGACAAAGAATTGCCTGGGACTATGAGTGGTTCTGCAACACCAAAGGATGGGTGGGGTGGTAGTGTTTCAGTTTCTGGTGTTGATTTGAAGATGGCAATTCCTGAAATTCAG aTGCTTCTGTCTCTGATTGAGGACCTATGCAATGTTTCTTCATACGATTCAAGTGAAATCTCCAAGGAAGAGGTTAAGGTCATAACTCAGGGTGGAAGTGGTAGTCTAGAAGATACAATTTCCAATG GAGTAGTTGTTGCAGTCAAAGACCTTGACCAGCACGTGTACTTAGCAGTTGAACTTGTAGAGAATAATCATCATTTAGTTGGAGCAGCCCACTATTCTCTTGTTGGGGAAAGGGCTCTTTTTAGG GTACAGTGTTGCAGTCAGAGGAAGGGTTTCTCATCAGTTTCCTGCTTTTCCTTGATATCCCTGTATGCAAAGAATGACAAGGGGGAGCCCTTGCGTGTGAATTTCAAACAAAGATCCAACCTTGTTGATATATCTGGTACTGATGATAAGGGTGGGGCACTTTGGCAAGCTATTCCATATAGGCCTGCCAGTTATGAGGGAAATGATGAACTTGAAACATACAACCATTTTATGGAGAAAGCTTTCTTCCTTTTGAACTGCAAGAGCGACTTGGGTGTGGCTTTTGTGGATCGGCTTCCGGTGTTTGTAAAGAAGCCTGGTAGcctttttaaaatgaaaattctttCTACTTCTCCTAGGGTTGGGGGCATCAATTTAAATGAGGCTTCTAGCAGCAACTTGGGTAATACATCTGACACGAATATTCAGAGGAATGTTTCACAGGATATCAATGCTCGTCATGTGAATATCTTGATTGAGAGGGTTTGTCTGACCATTCTTCATGAAGTTTCAGATGCAAATGACAACCTTCCACTCCTTCGCGTTTCCATTAATAATATCCAATGTGTTATACAAGTTTTATATTCTAAGACCAGGCTAATAACAAATTTCAGAACCATGATGGAGAACTATGATTGTTCAAGTAGCACCTG GAGGGAGGTTGTTTCACCTTTTGAGATTTGCATGTTCTGTCGATTCACTACCAACTTAGAGGCTGGAAAGAACAGggttccttttcattttcattgtagCATCCCAAAG ATTGAAGTTTCTCTATGCCAGTTTTCATTGGATGTAATTCTTTTCTTGATCGGAAAGTTGGGTCTGGCTGGTCCTTACATAGTTAGGCATGCAATTGTGTTGGGAAATTGTTGTAAG GTAAAGAACTTTTCAGGAGCAAATCTTCTTTGCCGTGTTGAGAATCACGATACAATAATTGCAACTAAACGATCTGCTTCAGTTGTTCTGAG GCCTGTTTCACCAACAAAGAGGAATCCCGATGGTATACCATCTATATCTCTGCAGCTCCTACTTGGCGAGTTCTTCACATCTCCAGTTCGCATTTCACACTTAAATACTGGCAGATGTGCATGGAAGACGAGGCTAGCATCTCATGGTG CCAACTGCTGTGCAGATTCAAGAACTTTTCCAGGACCTTTTGTTGTAGTAGAGACTGCAAAAAAGTCTGAG GATGGATTCTGTATTGCTGTTTATCCAATGTTGACGATACACAATGGAAGTGGGTTATCTTTGGACTTACGATGCCGCCGACCACAGGAGACTGAAGATGAGTTTGCCACTGTTTTGCTTTGTAATGGGGATTCAATTGATGATTCTGTGGCAGCATTTGAATCATTAAGTATGTCTGGGCTTATGAAGAAGGCCTTAACTTCCCTAAGTTTAG gaAATTTTCTTGTATCTATTAGACCTAAAGCTGATGAGGGCTTTGGAGGATGCAGTAATCTGGTCACTGTAGAGTGGTCAGAAGATCTCAAAGGGGGAAAACCTGTCTGTCTCTCAGGACTATTTGACAAGTTGAGTTACCAGCTGAAGAAGGGATTTGGTGGTAAATCCAAGAAGGCCACCTTCAGTAGCATTAAGTGTCGTGTGCAGTCACAGGAGAATGTTAGTTACATCCATTTTCTTGTCCAAAGCATAGGCAGAGATGTTCCTGTTCTTCGGCCTCCAAAAGTGAGCGGTGGTTCTCATTTGAGCACTTCTCCTATTGCAGTTCAAGAGCAGAAAGAGATATATCTTTTGCCAACGGTTCAGGTTTACAATGTTCTTGAATCAGAAATCCATGTAATGCTATCAGAAAATGTTGAAG ACAATAATAAGTCTTCTTGGCATATTGGCAGACGGGCGACCATTGCATGTGGTTCAAGTGCTTGCTTCTATGTAAATCCTTCCATTATATACTTTACTTTTGCCTTAACTGAACTTGGTTTAAAGTGCAAGCCCATAAACAGCAGTGATATGATAAAAAAGCTGAATAGGAGTATGTCGGAATTTCATTATCTTGATAAGGAATTAGATTTTGGAGGTGGAAGACTTATTgcaaatttaagattttcacGTGGAGATAGAGGTACACTAGAG GTCACCATTTTCACAACATCTATTTTGAGGAATGCCACTGACATTTCATTCTTCTGTTGTGATGCTAATAACAAGTCTATTTCAAG GGAAGTTCCTGAAAGATACTGGTCAACCTGTTCTCCAGAGCTTGGTTTTGTTCTGGATCCTGGCTCTACGGCTTCATGGTTCTTTAg ATCCAATAAGGTTCGACTCTTATGGTTAAAAGATAAAGTTGCTGATGCATTGCTAGACCTGGATGCGTTGTCAGGCTTTACAGAGATAGGTTCTGAACTACTTTCTGAAACTGGAATTAAACATGTAATAAAGTTTGGTATCTCTTTGAAGCCAATTTCGTCTAAAGTTATCGTGCCATCACGATTTGTGCACATAGCACCACGATATGTTGTTTCAAATGAATCAGAAGTGGATATCTATGTGCGACAGTCTTGTGTGCACTCA GATGACCTGGATGGGGTTACGGTAGTCACCAGTCGCCAGAAATCAGCATTGCAAATGCAGATGTcagggaggaaaaggaaaactgacATTATTGATACCATGTTCAGAAGTCACGGCAATAGCAACGATGATTCTATGTACTTCATTCAGTTCTGCTTGAAACAGGATGATTGGAGTTGGTCTGGGCCTGTTTGTGTAACATCACTTGGACATTTCTTCTTGAGGTTTAGAAGAAAACCTACTGTTCTCGGATATGATGAACCAAATTACAGAACTCAAACTGATAATGACTTGGCACGGATTGGGACAGTTgatattgaagaagaagagtctATGCTAGTTATGCACTTCCATCTCCCTTCGAATATAATATTACCCTATCGAATTGAAAATCATTTAAATGACTCTGCTATTATGTATCAACAAAAG GGTATCATGGAACCAGAAACTTTGGCAAGTGGGAGAAAAGTTGGTTATGTTTGGGATGACCTGAGCTTACCACATACACTAATAGTACGAATACATG ATATGAATATTGAGCGTGAAATTAACATAGACAAGCTGTCCAGCTGGAAGCCTTTCTATAAAGTAAGGCAAGCAAACAGTTTTGTGTTATCTTCTCTGTATACTGGTGTTAGAGATACAAAAAGGACAGGGCATGAAGCATCCTCATCAGCAACAGGAATTTTCAGAATTGCATATAAAGTGTTTGCAGATGGTTCACAACGAGTATTAAGAATTGGTGAGCTGGTTGATAATGCCAATGGATCACGTTCATTTCACCAGCATTCAATAATGCAGAAGAATATTGAGTTCAGAGTGTCATTTTTTGGGGTTCGCTTGCTTGAGGATCCAAATCAG gATGTTGGAGAACGTGAGGCATCAGattatttgttatttcttcAGGCAAGGGTGGAAAATGTATGTTTGCGTTCTCTATTTGCAAATCACCAGACTTTCAATGTGATGAGAGTCCAG TCACTAAATGTGGATGAAAAATGGCAAGGAGCACCTTTTGCAGCTTTGCTTCGGAGACATCAGCTAGATAACAATGATGCAACTGATCAGATCCTTAGCATTATTATCATTTCTCGGTCTGGAAATACAAGTGTTACAGAAGTTAAATATTGTTCAATTGTTGTACAG CCtctggatttgaattttgatgaggAAACAGTGATGAAGATTGTGCCGTTCTGGCGCACATCTCTTAGTGATCCAAACAGTACAAGGCAACAGATTTACTTTAAGCACTTTGAAATTCACCCTATTAAG ATTATAGCCAGCTTCCTCCCTGGTAATTTGAATATGAGTTATAGCACCTCACAGGAAGCCTTGTGGTCCTTCCTGCATAACGTCATAAAG GTCCCCACTGTGAAGGCTGCAGTTGTGGAATTGAATGGTGTCCTGCTGACGCATGCTCTGTTGACAACTCGTGAATTGCTTATCAAATGCATGCAGCACTACTCATG GTATGCAATGAGGGCCATCTACATTGCTAAAGGCAGTTCGTTGCTACCACCTTCATTTGCTTCAATCTTTGATGACTCGGCATTTTCATCTCTGGATGTATTTTTTGATCCATCAAGCAGTTTGCACAGTCTGCCTGGACTTACTATAG GTGCGTTAAAGTTTATCCGGAAGTCTATTGATGGTGAAAGTATTTTTGGAACAAAGCGCTATCTTGGAGACTTAGGAAAAACG TTGAGAAGAGCAGGATCAAACATTCTCTTTGCTGCCATAACAGAAATCTCAGATAGTGTTCTCAGGGGAGCAGAGACGAGTGGTTTTAGTGGCATG GTCAAGGGTTTTCACCAAGGTATATTGAACATAGCCATGGAGCCCTCACTTATAGGCAGTGCTTTTATGGAGGGAGGCCCAAGTAGGAGGATTAAGCTGGACCATAGTCCTGGAATCAATGAG GCATATGTCGAAGGTTATCTACAGGCCATGTTAGATGTGCTGTATAAGCTCGAATATCTCAAAGTGAGAGTAATTGATGACGAG GTTCTCTTGAAAAACCTTCCTCCAAATAGTTCACTTATCAGTGACATAGTAGAACATGTAAAGGGCTTCCTCATCAAGGAAGGGCTGTTGAAAGGAGAATCAAATGCATCGTCTTTGTCCACACGCCGCCTCTATGGAGGGCAA GACTGGAAGTTTGGTCCGATGTTACTCACATTATCTGAGCACCTGTTTGTGAGTTTTGCAATTCGCTTTCTTCGAAAGCAGGCGGGCATAGTCATGGAACATGTTAGAAGCATGCgtaaagaaaaaagagcaaaagTTCCTGCCCCCTTGGACGAGGACAAACAAGAAGCTAGCAGGAAACAGGCACTGGGCAAATTTGTTCTGTTGAGCGTTCTTGCATATATAGATGGACGTCTTTGTCGGTGCATACCAAATGCAATTGCCAGACGAATTGTCAGCGGATTTTTGTTGAGTTTCCTTGATGAAAATGACAAGAGATAA